In Desulfolucanica intricata, the genomic window ATACATTAAAGGTAATGGGAGCAGATACCTTGCTGGGCAGACCGGTAGAGATTGAGGCAGATCTGGTTGTCCTGGCCACCGCCATGGTACCAAGTAACAATTCCCGTGAACTTGCCAGATTAGTCGGTTTTTCTACAGATAAGGACGGCTTTTACCAGGAGGCGCATCCCAAACTTCGACCGGTGGAAACAAATACAGCCGGAATATTTTTAGCGGGCACCTGCCAGGGGCCTAAGGATATTCCGGATACAGTGGCCCAGGCCGGTGCTGCGGCAGCAAAAGTATGTGCTTTATTTTCTAGACAAGAACTGGCTTCTGACCCGACAATTTCAGAAATTAACGAAACTCTCTGCCAGGGCTGTTTTGTTTGTCAGAAGGTATGCCCCTACAAAGCTATCGAGGAGAAAACAATTTCTGTGCAGGTAGGAGAACAGATTATCAAACGCAAGGTA contains:
- a CDS encoding 4Fe-4S dicluster domain-containing protein; this translates as TLKVMGADTLLGRPVEIEADLVVLATAMVPSNNSRELARLVGFSTDKDGFYQEAHPKLRPVETNTAGIFLAGTCQGPKDIPDTVAQAGAAAAKVCALFSRQELASDPTISEINETLCQGCFVCQKVCPYKAIEEKTISVQVGEQIIKRKVAYVNTGLCQGCGACTASCRSGAVDIKGFSNEQVLAELRELIGFH